In Ananas comosus cultivar F153 linkage group 10, ASM154086v1, whole genome shotgun sequence, the following proteins share a genomic window:
- the LOC109715954 gene encoding GATA transcription factor 21-like, giving the protein MSQVYSIPREEGDQGRVHGLPTLTLVNDTSLSYSFFMNTSQDHVANNGAHHFSQQVHQKEPNEQFLFIRSTDHPVSFPANKDQVQLHDRYATEKDDPNGTTKWMPSKMRFIKKMMNSDHMVTNKPRRIAQGVLQDQTEVNQEGATSNHTHNSLNGIIRVCSDCNTTKTPLWRSGPRGPKSLCNACGIRQRKARRAAMAAAAAAANGGLIPNEVHTKARKEKRPSDDRTVPFKKRCKFTTGSAQKNVRFDDFTISLSKSSAFQYQVFPQDERDAAILLMALSCGLIRG; this is encoded by the exons aTGAGCCAAGTTTACAGTATCCCTCGGGAAGAGGGAGATCAAGGTCGAGTTCATGGTCTCCCCACTCTCACCCTAGTTAATGATACTTCACTATCATATAGCTTTTTCATGAACACTTCCCAAGATCATGTAGCAAACAATGGAGCTCACCACTTCAGTCAACAAGTACACCAAAAGGAG CCTAATGAACAGTTCTTGTTCATCCGATCAACCGATCATCCGGTATCATTTCCGGCTAACAAGGATCAAGTACAGTTGCACGATCGGTACGCTACCGAGAAAGATGATCCCAATGGCACGACCAAGTGGATGCCGTCGAAGATGCGATTTATTAAGAAGATGATGAATTCCGATCATATGGTTACAAATAAACCTAGAAGAATTGCGCAGGGAGTACTTCAAGATCAAACCGAGGTCAATCAAGAAGGCGCCACGAGCAACCACACCCATAATTCTCTGAATGGTATAATCCGCGTTTGCTCCGATTGCAACACAACCAAGActcctttgtggaggagcggccCTCGCGGACCCAAG TCACTCTGTAATGCTTGTGGTATAAGACAAAGGAAGGCGAGACGAGCGGCGATGGCTGCGGCAGCGGCTGCTGCAAATGGTGGATTGATCCCTAACGAAGTGCACACGAAGGCGCGAAAAGAGAAGCGGCCGAGCGATGATCGCACTGTGCCATTTAAGAAGCGATGCAAGTTCACCACGGGATCCGCTCAAAAGAATGTTCGCTTCGATGATTTCACGATAAGTTTGAGCAAGAGCTCGGCCTTCCAATACCAAGTATTCCCACAAGATGAAAGGGACGCAGCAATCTTGTTAATGGCTCTATCTTGCGGACTTATTCGCGGCTGA